The Pyrus communis chromosome 2, drPyrComm1.1, whole genome shotgun sequence genome includes a window with the following:
- the LOC137725051 gene encoding uncharacterized protein, whose amino-acid sequence MSNLNKLNFSTLKVFGRNYLKWVQDVKPHLTTKGIRAIIEAPIANKPIDEAQKATAMIFIRRHIHELQTEYLIEEDPCTFWLALADRFNHQKDIYLLEARHDWQHLRFQDFKSVNEYNSEVCRIRSLLKFCKAELTELDFLEKTYSTFHATNIVLQQQYRAHKFTKFSDLISVLLLADKQNQLLMKNHQARPTSSNAAPEVHATYSSSHK is encoded by the coding sequence atgtcgaacttgaacaagctcaatTTCTCCACTCTAAAAGTCTTTGGAAGAAACTATCTGAAGTGGGTACAAGATGTGAAGCCCCATTTAACTACAAAGGGCATTCGAGCCATCATTGAGGCACCTATCGCCAACAAACCTATTGATGAAGCTCAGAAGgctactgcaatgatcttcattcgaagacacatccatgaacTGCAGACTGAGTATCTCATTGAGGAGGACCCATGCACCTTCTGGCTTGCTCTGGCCGATCGGTTCaatcaccagaaagacatatACTTGCTTGAAGCAAGACACGATTGGCAACATCTTCGCTTCCAGGACTTTAAgtccgtgaatgaatacaactctgaagtttgtagaatccgttCTTTGTTGAAATTCTGCAAAGCGGAACTAACCGAATTAGATttcctggagaagacctattcgaccttccatgccaccaatattgtcttacagcaacaatatagggcacataaattcaccaagttttcagatttgatctctgttttacttctcgctgacAAGCAGAACCAGCttctgatgaagaatcatcaagctcgacccacTAGCTCGAACGCAGCGCCTGAAGTGCATGCGACCTATTCTAGCAGCCATAAATGA
- the LOC137725052 gene encoding protein FAR1-RELATED SEQUENCE 5-like, with the protein MVIKLNRSNGRFFVHEFEEQHNHALKKPECAHMLPSQRKISDSQAAELDLAEESGIPLWESYELMAKHVGGRESLGYTKVDQKNYLLPKRQRKMVYGEAGSLLRYFQSMSNKAPKTIFTDQDAAMMNAIPHVMPDTYHRLCLWHMMQNALKNVNCIFKGNSGGKALEWLKGIKKLRKKWAKAYVKMAWSAGMTATGISESFNGRLKEYLQSDYNVVQFVMHFERELDDQRYKEYQAEYNLCYKNAQVKVPAMMVKQAGDTYMKAIFEDFQEQYGESLDLRIKSTVDDGEDVVYTDFPPYGAFMERHVRRERDSNIICCSCRLFEIKGILCSHAIKILIEVMDTLEIPSQYILKRWTKKVRAKSIQDMHGKEIQVDPRLQQSSRFRSLCHAFTQISSRAAKSDETYEIARSYAHKLGKLTEDKLSLQINGKTEDEGEDSAPIMALNQSNDVPNLNNATVVQAKGLKKRETCRGRRRPKSCL; encoded by the exons ATGGTTATTAAGTTGAATAGATCTAATGGAAGGTTTTTTGTGCATGAATTTGAGGAACAACACAATCATGCTCTTAAGAAACCAGAGTGTGCACATATGCTGCCATCTCAGCGAAAAATATCAGACTCTCAGGCTGCTGAGTTAGACTTGGCAGAAGAATCTGGTATCCCACTTTGGGAATCTTATGAGTTGATGGCTAAGCATGTTGGAGGAAGGGAATCTCTTGGTTATACAAAGGTTGATCAGAAGAACTATCTTTTGCCTAAAAGGCAAAGAAAAATGGTGTATGGTGAAGCAGGAAGCTTGTTGAGATATTTTCAAT CAATGTCCAACAAGGCTCCCAAAACCATTTTTACAGACCAAGATGCTGCTATGATGAATGCCATTCCACATGTGATGCCTGATACATATCATAGGCTTTGCTTGTGGCATATGATGCAAAATGCACTAAAGAATGTTAATTGTATATTCAAGGGTAACAGTGGG GGGAAAGCATTAGAGTGGTTGAAAGGAATAAAGAAGTTGAGAAAAAAATGGGCTAAGGCATATGTAAAGATGGCATGGTCTGCAGGAATGACAGCTACGGGAATTAGTGAGAGCTTCAATGGTAGGTTAAAAGAGTATTTACAGTCTGACTATAATGTGGTACAATTTGTCATGCATTTTGAGAGAGAACTTGATGATCAGAGGTATAAGGAGTACCAAGCTGAATATAACTTGTGTTATAAGAATGCACAAGTGAAAGTTCCAGCTATGATGGTCAAACAAGCAGGTGATACTTACATGAAAGCAATATTTGAGGATTTTCAAGAACAATATGGGGAATCTCTTGATTTAAGAATAAAAAGTACCGTTGATGATGGTGAAGATGTTGTGTACACAGATTTTCCACCTTACGGTGCTTTTATGGAACGACATgtgaggagggagagagattcAAACATAATCTGTTGCAGTTGCAGATTGTTTGAGATAAAAGGTATTTTGTGTAGTCATGCCATAAAAATCCTTATAGAGGTAATGGACACCTTGGAGATTCCTAgtcaatatattttgaaaaggTGGACTAAAAAAGTAAGGGCTAAGAGCATACAAGACATGCATGGGAAGGAAATCCAAGTTGATCCTAGATTGCAACAGAGCTCTCGATTTAGGTCCTTGTGCCACGCATTTACTCAGATCTCGTCCAGGGCTGCAAAAAGTGATGAAACATATGAAATAGCTCGTAGCTATGCACATAAGTTGGGTAAATTGACTGAAGACAAGCTCAGTTTACAAATTAATGGTAAAACAGAAGATGAAGGTGAGGATTCTGCCCCCATTATGGCTCTAAACCAGTCTAATGATGTTCCCAACTTGAATAATGCCACTGTTGTCCAAGCAAAAGGATTAAAGAAGAGAGAGACTTGTCGAGGAAGAAGACGACCTAAGAGTTGTTTGTAA
- the LOC137726636 gene encoding uncharacterized protein → MDYHHLNHSTNSPASSASSTTTATAPNPNPISTSNSVSADDPMHSWWESISKARSRIHSLSSLLDPSLSQSLSSLADSDRPALSLLSSIQSYDAVSTALSSPLSGSGSDPLCHWLYDTFLSSDPHLRLVVFSFLPLLSGLYLSRVYSPSSDSPSLPSLAGFESVLLALYAAETKARNGKPVVVSIPDLSQPSLYHTPRLNKSNPLTLSTAPHQSIGVLSPPLEPQVAVKSTKRACIVGVALDSYYKHISQMPTWSKIDFCRFLASWAGQDCSCLRQFGDDDTNEPDMNPGLFLEGANDEISDVTEEMDQLTMRIERTGSNGVHLESKGSRIPLPWELLQPALRILGHCLLAPLNYQDVKDAASVAVKRLYARASHDLVPQAILATQSLIQLDKRAREAAKNSAAANSSSSANTPSKAKKPEVFLVSK, encoded by the coding sequence ATGGACTACCACCACTTAAACCACAGCACCAACTCCCCCGCATCTTCtgcctcctccaccaccaccgccaccgcaCCCAACCCTAACCCTATTTCCACCTCCAACTCCGTCTCCGCCGACGACCCCATGCACTCCTGGTGGGAGTCCATATCCAAAGCCCGCTCCCGCATCCACTCCTTATCCTCTCTTCTCGATCCTTCCCTCTCACAATCCCTCTCTTCCCTCGCCGACTCCGACCGCCCTGccctctcccttctctcctccaTTCAATCCTACGACGCCGTATCTACTGCCCTCTCCTCCCCTCTCTCAGGCTCAGGATCCGACCCCCTCTGTCACTGGCTTTACGACACCTTCCTCTCCTCCGACCCCCATCTACGCCTCGTCGTTTTCTCCTTCCTCCCCCTCCTCTCCGGTCTCTACCTCTCCCGAGTCTACTCTCCCTCCTCTGACTCCCCCTCTCTTCCCTCCCTCGCCGGCTTTGAATCCGTTCTCCTCGCCCTTTACGCCGCCGAGACCAAGGCTCGAAACGGCAAGCCTGTCGTCGTTTCGATCCCCGATCTCTCTCAGCCCTCTCTCTACCACACCCCTCGCCTCAACAAGTCCAACCCCCTCACTCTCTCCACTGCCCCCCACCAATCCATTGGGGTTTTGTCTCCGCCGCTTGAGCCCCAGGTCGCGGTGAAGTCCACGAAACGTGCCTGCATCGTCGGCGTTGCCCTCGATTCCTATTACAAGCACATTTCCCAGATGCCCACTTGGTCCAAGATCGACTTTTGTCGATTCTTAGCTTCTTGGGCCGGCCAGGATTGCTCTTGTCTGCGACAATTCGGTGATGATGATACCAACGAGCCGGATATGAATCCAGGATTGTTCTTAGAGGGCGCCAATGATGAGATCAGCGATGTGACCGAAGAAATGGATCAGTTGACGATGAGAATTGAGAGAACTGGTAGCAATGGTGTGCATTTGGAGTCAAAGGGGTCCAGAATTCCATTACCTTGGGAGCTATTGCAGCCTGCATTGCGAATATTGGGGCATTGTTTGTTGGCCCCATTGAATTATCAGGACGTTAAGGATGCCGCTTCTGTTGCAGTAAAGCGATTGTATGCTCGGGCGTCTCATGATTTGGTGCCCCAGGCAATTTTGGCTACCCAGAGTCTCATTCAGCTTGATAAGAGGGCACGCGAGGCTGCCAAGAATTCTGCGGCTGCTAATTCGTCTTCAAGTGCTAACACCCCGAGCAAAGCTaagaaacctgaagtttttttAGTCTCAAAATGA